A stretch of the Medicago truncatula cultivar Jemalong A17 chromosome 5, MtrunA17r5.0-ANR, whole genome shotgun sequence genome encodes the following:
- the LOC11418761 gene encoding GDSL esterase/lipase EXL3, giving the protein MKLLFQNLLFQSPLVTLFSLAIILVSLHYGNAVNLPNNETVPAFIAFGDSIVDSGNNNYIINTVFKCNFPPYGKDFGGGNQPTGRFSNGLVPSDIIASKFGVKKLLPAYLDPNLQLQDLLTGVSFASGGAGYDPLTSKSASVISLSDQLNMFKEYKNKIKEAVGEMRMEMIISKSVYIICIGSNDIANTYAQTPYRRVKYDIRSYTDLLASYASNFLQELYGLGARRIGVIGMPNIGCVPSQRTIGGGIERGCSDFENQAARLFNSKLVSKMDAFENKFPEAKLVYLDIYTSLSQLVQNPAKYGFEVADKGCCGTGNIEVSILCNHYSSNICSNPSSYIFWDSYHPTQEAYNLLCAMVFDDKIKDFF; this is encoded by the exons ATGAAGTTGCTCTTTCAAAACCTTCTTTTTCAATCACCTCTTGTCActcttttctctcttgctatAATCCTTGTCTCTCTACATTATGGTAATGCTGTGAATCTACCAAACAATGAAACAGTTCCAGCATTCATTGCCTTTGGTGACTCTATAGTTGACTCAGGTAATAACAACTACATCATCAACACTGTGTTCAAGTGCAACTTTCCACCTTATGGTAAAGACTTTGGTGGTGGAAATCAACCAACTGGAAGATTCAGCAATGGTTTAGTCCCTTCAGACATCATTG cctCAAAATTTGGAGTCAAGAAGCTTTTGCCAGCTTATCTTGATCCAAATTTGCAACTTCAAGATCTTCTAACAGGTGTAAGCTTTGCTTCTGGTGGTGCAGGATATGATCCTCTAACTTCTAAATCAGCA TCTGTGATATCATTGTCAGATCAATTGAACATGTTCAAGGAGtacaaaaataagataaaggaagCAGTTGGAGAAATGAGAATGGaaatgataatatcaaagagTGTATACATTATTTGCATAGGAAGTAATGACATTGCCAATACTTATGCTCAAACACCATATAGGAGAGTGAAGTATGATATTCGATCATACACAGACTTATTGGCTTCATATGCCTCAAACTTCTTGCAA GAACTATATGGTTTAGGAGCTAGAAGGATTGGAGTAATTGGTATGCCAAATATAGGGTGTGTGCCCTCACAGAGAACAATTGGAGGAGGCATTGAAAGAGGATGTTCAGATTTTGAAAACCAAGCAGCAAGACTCTTCAACTCCAAATTAGTATCTAAAATGGATGcctttgaaaataaatttccaGAAGCTAAGCTTGTCTACCTTGATATTTACACTTCATTATCGCAGTTAGTTCAAAACCCTGCAAAATACG gttttgaagtagCAGATAAAGGATGTTGTGGAACAGGAAACATAGAAGTAAGCATATTGTGCAACCATTACAGCTCAAACATATGTTCAAACCCTTCAAGCTATATATTCTGGGACAGTTACCATCCCACACAAGAGGCTTATAATTTGCTTTGTGCTATGGTCTTTGATGACAAAATCAAGGACTTCTTCTAA
- the LOC11418762 gene encoding GDSL esterase/lipase EXL3, producing the protein MKFLFQNLLFQSPLVNLFSLTTIFISLHCGNAVNLPNNETIPALIVFGDSIVDSGNNNYIGTYVKCNFLPYGRDFGSGNQPTGRFSNGLVPSDIIASKFGVKKLLPPYLDPNLQLEDLLTGVSFASGGAGYDPLTSQLALVLSLSDQLNMFKEYKNKIKEAVGEMRMEMIISKSVYIICIGADDIANTYSQTPFRKPQYDIPAYTNLLISYALDFIQELYGLGARRIGVIGMPYIGCVPSQRTIGGGMYRHCSGLENEAAIVFNSKLVSQMDAFENKFPEAKLVYLDIYNPFMHMIQNPDKYGFEVVDEGCCGTGEMEAGILCNSYSLNLCSNPSSYIFWDSYHPTQEAYNLLCSMVLDDKIKDFF; encoded by the exons atgaaatttctaTTTCAAAATCTTCTTTTTCAATCACCTCTTGTTAATCTTTTCTCTCTTACTACAATCTTTATCTCTCTACATTGTGGTAATGCTGTGAATCTACCAAACAATGAAACAATTCCAGCACTCATTGTGTTTGGAGACTCTATAGTTGACTCAGGTAATAACAACTACATTGGCACTTATGTCAAGTGCAACTTTCTACCTTATGGTAGAGACTTTGGTAGTGGAAATCAACCAACAGGAAGGTTTAGCAATGGTTTAGTCCCTTCAGACATCATTG ctTCAAAATTTGGAGTCAAGAAGCTTTTGCCACCTTATCTTGATCCGAATTTACAACTTGAAGATCTCTTAACAGGTGTAAGCTTTGCCTCTGGTGGTGCAGGATATGATCCTCTAACTTCTCAATTAGCA ttagTGTTATCATTATCAGATCAATTGAACATGTTCAAGGAGTACAAGAATAAGATAAAGGAAGCAGTTGGAGAAATGAGAATGGaaatgataatatcaaagagTGTATACATTATTTGCATAGGGGCTGATGACATTGCCAATACTTATTCTCAAACACCATTTAGGAAACCACAATATGATATTCCAGCATACACTAACTTATTGATTTCATATGCCTTAGACTTCATTCAG GAACTTTATGGTTTAGGAGCTAGAAGAATTGGAGTAATTGGCATGCCATATATAGGGTGTGTTCCCTCACAGAGAACAATTGGAGGAGGAATGTATAGACACTGTTCAGGTTTAGAAAACGAAGCTGCAATAGTCTTCAACTCCAAACTAGTATCTCAAATGGATGcctttgaaaataaatttccaGAGGCTAAGCTTGTCTACCTTGATATTTACAACCCATTCATGCATATGATTCAAAACCCTGATAAATATG GCTTTGAAGTAGTAGACGAAGGATGTTGTGGAACAGGAGAAATGGAAGCAGGCATATTGTGTAACAGTTACAGCTTAAACTTATGTTCAAACCCTTCAAGCTATATATTCTGGGACAGTTACCATCCTACACAAGAGGCTTATAATTTGCTTTGTTCTATGGTTCTTGATGACAAAATCAAGGACTTTTTCTAG